One segment of Vulpes lagopus strain Blue_001 chromosome 8, ASM1834538v1, whole genome shotgun sequence DNA contains the following:
- the ADAM29 gene encoding disintegrin and metalloproteinase domain-containing protein 29: MTLIKALLYMRIIPLLPWLGVLLSFCEYTQAEDPQYQSTPEVVIPLKIPDTSRGMKPSGWLSYSLRFGGKRHIVHMKAKKYLLSRHLPVFTYTDQGALLEEQPFVPKDCYYHGYVEGDPESLVSLSSCSGGFQGLLQINDFAYEIKPMTFSTKFEHLVYKMDSEKTQISGMNSDFMQEETVSQLESQKINNSTQKQSAYSNWWVHMYIMELAVVVDHSLYVHIKKNISKFNEDLYAMVNIVDSIYDGMGLKLSLFGLEYWTERNYVQVNHVHRSLKYFCVWKNSNFGLRLQHDTVHLFINQTVRGMSGLGYRNGMCHPLQSCAIITTTNKTLNKIAIAIAHHLGHNLGMTHDDAFCKCGHPKCIMHVSNPPVTAFSNCSYSYFWSYSLQFAKCLFYKTHPKDIFSKKRCGDGIVEGDEECDCGSLLSCSTDACCLTNCTLAYGSICAFGLCCKDCQLLPPGIMCRKEVNECDLPEWCDGRSPFCPKDVYVEDGIPCNESAYCYEKKCNDRNDQCKQIFGKDALSASPSCYNSMNTRGDRFGNCGILKSTYIKCNVSDSQCGRIQCKNVTQMPLLRDHSTVIHTHFNNVICWGIDYHLGMTIPDPGEVKDGTECGPEHICMNRKCVHLSRLDSNCTPKFCNMRGICNNKHHCHCNPVWDPPNCLIRGNGGSIDSGPPPKREKIKKKYLLITSLFWLLLLLCCLLCLCMRRKKKEVPAQPDKQPQMVPPPPAKPQKKVPPPPAKPQKKIPPPPAKPPQKAPTQPAKPPQQAPTQPAKPRKKAPTQPAKPQQKPSAQTSKSQQQLSAQTSKSQQKLSAQSSKSQQKLSAQSSKSQQKLSAQPSKSQQTLKSQSSVTVGPSGKQRPSVTKNVPK, encoded by the coding sequence ATGACTCTGATTAAAGCTCTGCTGTACATGAGGATCATACCCTTGCTACCCTGGCTTGGGGTGCTTCTGTCCTTTTGTGAATACACCCAGGCTGAAGACCCCCAATATCAGAGTACCCCAGAAGTAGTGATTCCTTTGAAGATACCTGACACCAGCAGAGGCATGAAGCCTTCTGGCTGGCTCTCTTACAGCCTGCGTTTTGGGGGCAAGAGACACATTGTCCACATGAAGGCCAAGAAGTATTTGCTGTCTAGACACCTCCCAGTGTTCACCTACACAGACCAAGGTGCTCTCCTTGAGGAGCAACCCTTTGTTCCTAAGGACTGCTACTACCACGGTTATGTGGAGGGGGACCCAGAATCCCTGGTTTCTCTCAGTTCCTGTTCTGGTGGCTTTCAAGGATTGTTACAGATAAATGACTTTGCTTATGAAATTAAGCCCATGACTTTTTCTACTAAATTTGAACATCTGGTATATAAAATGGATAGTGAGAAGACTCAAATTTCAGGCATGAACTCTGATTTTATGCAAGAGGAAACTGTATCCCAACTGGAGTCTCAAAAGATTAATAATTCTACTCAGAAGCAAAGTGCTTATTCCAACTGGTGGGTCCATATGTATATTATGGAATTAGCAGTGGTGGTGGACCACAGTCTATATGttcatataaaaaagaatatttcaaagtttAATGAGGACCTATATGCTATGGTAAATATAGTGGATTCCATTTATGATGGAATGGGTCTTAAACTGTCATTGTTTGGTTTGGAGTACTGGACTGAAAGAAACTATGTTCAAGTAAATCATGTACATAGATCTCTGAAATATTTCTGCGTttggaaaaatagtaactttggTTTGCGCCTGCAACATGATACTGTACATCTTTTTATAAATCAAACAGTACGAGGAATGAGTGGTTTAGGTTATCGTAATGGAATGTGTCATCCATTGCAAAGTTGTGCAATTATTACTACTACAAATAAAACCTTGAACAAGATTGCAATTGCAATAGCTCATCATCTTGGCCATAATCTGGGTATGACTCATGATGATGCCTTTTGTAAGTGTGGACATCCTAAATGTATAATGCATGTTTCAAACCCACCAGTAACTGCATTTAGCAATTGTAGTTATTCTTATTTTTGGTCATATAGTTTACAGTTCGCAAAATGTTTGTTCTATAAGACACATCCAAAggacatattttcaaagaagcGTTGTGGGGATGGTATTGTTGAAGGAGATGAGGAGTGTGACTGTGGATCTTTACTGAGTTGTTCAACAGATGCCTGCTGTCTGACAAACTGCACTCTGGCTTATGGGTCTATTTGTGCTTTTGGGCTTTGTTGCAAAGACTGCCAGTTATTACCACCAGGAATAATGTGTAGAAAAGAGGTCAATGAATGTGATCTTCCAGAGTGGTGCGATGGAAGATCCCCATTTTGCCCAAAGGATGTATATGTGGAGGATGGAATTCCCTGTAATGAAAGTGCTTATTgctatgaaaagaaatgtaaCGACCGCAATGATCAGTGTAAGCAGATTTTTGGCAAAGATGCATTAAGTGCAAGTCCTAGTTGCTACAATAGCATGAACACTCGTGGTGACCGTTTTGGGAACTGTGGCATCCTCAAgtctacatatataaaatgtaatgtCTCAGACAGCCAGTGTGGAAGAATTCAGTGTAAGAATGTGACACAAATGCCCCTTTTGAGAGACCATTCCACCGTGATTCATACTCACTTCAATAATGTCATCTGCTGGGGTATTGACTACCACTTGGGGATGACCATACCTGATCCTGGAGAAGTGAAAGATGGCACAGAGTGTGGCCCAGAACATATCTGCATGAACAGGAAGTGTGTCCATTTATCTCGCTTGGATAGCAATTGTACGCCTAAATTCTGTAACATGAGGGGCATTTGCAACAATAAACATCACTGCCATTGCAACCCTGTCTGGGACCCACCCAACTGCCTCATTAGGGGCAATGGAGGTAGTATTGATAGTGGCCCACCCCctaagagagaaaagataaagaagaagtaCTTGTTAATAACCTCACTTTTTTGGTTGCTTCTTTTATTATGTTGTCTTCTTTGTCTTTgtatgaggagaaagaaaaaagaagttcctGCTCAACCTGATAAACAACCGCAAATGGTTCCACCTCCACCTGCAAAGCCACAGAAAAAAGTCCCACCTCCACCCGCAAAGCCACAGAAAAAGATTCCACCTCCACCTGCAAAACCCCCGCAAAAGGCTCCTACTCAGCCTGCCAAGCCACCGCAACAGGCTCCGACTCAACCTGCAAAGCCACGGAAAAAGGCTCCGACTCAGCCTGCAAAGCCACAGCAAAAGCCTTCAGCTCAGACTTCAAAATCACAGCAACAGCTTTCAGCTCAGACttcaaaatcacagcaaaaaCTTTCAGCTCAGTCttcaaaatcacagcaaaagcTTTCAGCTCAGTCttcaaaatcacagcaaaagcTTTCAGCCCAGCCTTCAAAATCACAGCAAACTCTTAAGAGTCAATCTAGCGTAACAGTTGGCCCAAGTGGGAAACAAAGGCCATCAGTCACAAAGAATGTACCCAAataa